The genomic DNA GTGCAGATGTACGTGGTTCTGCCTCTTGTGTTTCTCTGTCTTCGTGGCACTCGACCCGTACTCGCCGCATGTACTCTGTGGCTACTCGCCGTTGGTGTCGCAACGGTTCAGAGCGGGATCAGCGATCGCCTGAGCGTTGCGCAATTTGCCCCTTGCTTCATGGCTGGCGTAATTGCGTATACCGTGGGGCGAACGAATAATCTTCGACTAGTTGGCAGGCTTTGGCCTCTTGCCATCGTTGCACTGATCGGATTCTATCTGTTCTTCGAGGAGGTGGACTCCCAGATACATTCTCCGATGCTGGGATGGTTCTTCTGCTTGGCGCTCGGAAGTGCCATCCCTTTCTTCAAGGATCTACCTGGCGGACTCTTCGCTAAGGTTGGGCGCATCGTCGCAAGATATTCATATGGTATCTACCTTCTTCATATAGTCGCTTTGTGGGGGGGGCTGTTCGCCCTTCAGCATTCACCGTTGCTGCTCCAGGTTATCGTGAGTACTGTCCTGCTCGTAGCGTTGCCGGTGGC from bacterium includes the following:
- a CDS encoding acyltransferase; the encoded protein is MGGTNSRLRSGVSDSANLDILRSFAVMSVLSDHVLEAAGIKTGMCFHPLDWYLGRMGVLMFFVHTSLVLMHSLERLSVSKRRLLARFYVRRVFRIYPLSMVTVLGVVALSLPPMPWATFQWHGYGNLASNLMLTMNFTRSTPVLNPLWSLPLEVQMYVVLPLVFLCLRGTRPVLAACTLWLLAVGVATVQSGISDRLSVAQFAPCFMAGVIAYTVGRTNNLRLVGRLWPLAIVALIGFYLFFEEVDSQIHSPMLGWFFCLALGSAIPFFKDLPGGLFAKVGRIVARYSYGIYLLHIVALWGGLFALQHSPLLLQVIVSTVLLVALPVASYHLVEAPLIRVGRKLSD